Part of the Flavobacterium alkalisoli genome is shown below.
ACAATTCAAATGCCCCCATTTTTTCATTAAAGAAGTCGAATATCTCATTCCACGTATTCCTGTTATGCAGGCTTATCCCTGTTTTTTCAACCCAAATACGGCTAATGGCCTTTCCCGTTTCCAGGTAATGTTCCCTGTCCAGTATGGCATCCGGCAGATACTCTTCAAGCAGTATGTTTTTTAGCGACTCTATCTTTTCAAAATAAATTTTACGCTTTTCGTCCTCTTTAGGTTCGATGTCCAGCATTACGCGTGCCTTTTTGTTATCTACATAAAATTTAAAGGATACATCCTTGATCTTGGTATCATACAACAGCCATTTTCTCGGATAGGCATCGGCAAATGCGGTCCAAAATTCCTTTTTCATCTGTTGTGCTTCGGCTTTGCTAAACATGCTTATAGGGTTTTAAATGTCCTCTTTTTGGAGTACCTTTATAGGTAAATAGATTATTACCTAATGAAGTTTACTGACTTTTTAAATTATGTACCAAAAATACTAAATCAGGAGTTACCAGCCCTTAATGCGCATGCAAAAATGGCTCCCAGTGAGAGAATACAATCGCTAAACCCTGATTTTTATAAAGATAGCAACCCCAAGCAAAGTGCCGTAATGATGCTGTTTTACCCTAAACAGGAGCAAACACACCTTATTTTGATAAGGCGTAACGAATATCCGGGAGTGCATTCGGCACAAATATCCTTTCCGGGAGGGCAGGTAGACCCGGTGGATTTAGACCTGAAAGATACGGCCCTGAGAGAAACTTATGAGGAAATAGGGGTAACACCTGCAGAAATTGATGTGGTTATGCCCTTTAGCCAGATCTATATACCGCCCAGTAACTTTTTGGTAAAACCCTTTATGGGGCTGGCGGCACAAACCCCTGTTTTTGTTCCAAATCCGGATGAAGTAACGGCGCTTATAGAACTTCCGCTGGATGTTTTTCTGGACGATTCGATAGTTATAAATACCGAGATGAAAACCTCTTATGCACAAAAAATAGCGGTTCCGGCATTTAAGTTTGAAGACTATATAGTTTGGGGAGCTACCGCCATGATAATGAGCGAGCTTAAAGAAACAATAAAAAACGCACTATAATGAGTACGATTTCGTAATTTTGTTGTTTGATATAGTAAATAAAGTATGGGTTTATTTAAAAGAAATCCGTTTGGACATATATTATTTTTAAAGAGATGGCTTATACGCACTTTTGGCGTACTTACCCACAGGCGTTACCGCGGTTTTAATGAGCTTCAGATAGAAGGTTCTGAAATTATTAAAACTCTGCCGGGACAAAACGTTCTTTTTATCTCTAATCACCAAACCTATTTTGCCGATGTAGTGGCAATGTTTCATGTGTTTAACGCCAGTTTAAAGGGCAGGGTAGACAGCATTAAGAATGTGGGCTATCTGTGGCACCCTAAGCTTAACATTTATTATGTGGCGGCAAAGGAAACCATGAAGTCCGGACTATTGCCAAGGATACTGGCCTATGCCGGCGCTATTACTGTAGAGCGTACCTGGAGGGCAAAGGGACAGGATGTACAAAGAGAAGTGAATCCGAACGACACAGAAAATATAAGAATAGCACTGGAAGACGGATGGGTTATTACCTTCCCTCAGGGAACCACAAAACCGTTTAAGCCTATCCGTAAAGGTACAGCACACATTATAAAGCAGCATAAACCAATTGTTGTCCCTATAGTGATAGATGGTTTTAGGCGTTCGTTTGACAAGAAAGGGCTAAGGATGAAAAAGAAAGGGATATTGCAGTCCTTTATTATTAAAGAGCCTTTAGAGATTGATTATGATAACGATACCATAGATGAGATTGTAGAAAAAATTGAATATGCCATTGAGCAACACCCTTCTTTCCTAAAGGTTATTCCTGCCGAAGAGCTGGAAGCACAGGAAGAACTAAACAAAAAGCGACAGTGGGATTATTAAAATACAAAAGAGGCTATTTAGCCTCTTTTTTTTATTTCTTGATATAGTATAGAGAGTGTAAACAGCCTCAAAAAAAGATTTCTCCTATCGTCGAAATGACACTCAAACCCTTTAACAGATGATGGTGTTATTTTGAATGTAGCGTAGCGGAATGAAAAATCTCTTAATTTTATAAAGGTTTTCCATTTCGACCTTGTGGAGAAATCTCAATTATATAATTCAGGTTTTTAATTCCCTATAGTATTTTCCTTTTGTTGCGGAGTATTGTTGTTTAATATATCTTCCTGCTTATCCTGTTTGTTTTTACCCGGTATTTTATAGTTTAATGAAAAACCTACACGCCTGGAGTCATATTTATTATCTGAAGAAAGGTTTGTGCCTACCAGGCCATAATTTTGTGTGTTGGTATTAAACACATCGTTTACATAAACCGAAACGGAAAGGTTATCTGAAAGGAACTTTCTTGAAAAGGTTAGGTCCAGTCGCTGATAAATAGGTTGTTTTACCGTGTAGTACAAATAATTACCACCAGCGCTCGTAGTGTTAAAGTTTGCGGTGAACTTTACCTTTTTTGGCAAAATAAGCTGAGACATAAGGTTAAAGTTCCAAACGGCTTTTGTATCTAAACCCGGAATGATGTTTTTTCGCGACCCGGCATAAATATACAGGAAGTTTATCTCATCGGGATTAAAATTCATTTTCAGGGTTTCGGTAAGGCCTTTTGTAAAAAGCATATAAGGCACCGGTATACCAAAATTAAAACTACGGGTGGTTACCTTATCCACATTTTCCGAAACTCTCGCGGCTGTGCCTTCATCGGTAGTTATAACACGTGTTGTAATTTCGTTATTGGCTTCGGTAATGGAGTAGTTTATAAAAAAGTATTCAAAAGCATTTAATTCTATTTCGTAATTGTTGTATATGGTAGGCTCCAGGTTAGGATTTCCGTAAAACTCTATATTGGGGTTCTGGTAGTTCGTGTTGTTTGGATTTAGTGCAGATGTATCGGGCAGGCTTATCTTTTTGTTATAGTTTGCCTTGGCATATATTTGAGGAATTAATGTGTATTGTACTGTACCGTTGTAAAAGAAACGTGTTTGGTTAAACGGAATAAGGTCATCGGTATCGGTATTTCCTTCTATGTTATAGGACTCGAGGCGACCGCCGGCAATAAACTCAAGCTTTTTGTAGGTAGTCTGTGCTTCGGCATAGGCAGCATACGTGCTTCGCCTGTAATCCAGATTTGTAGTACCAAAACTCATTGCCTGAAAATCGAGTAGATCGGCTAAGACCCCTGCACTTATTTTTCCCTTGTCTAAAAGGCTTATGTCCTGCGAATAATCAGTCTTAAACTGATAGAAATCCTGATTGCTGTCGTTGCTTAAAACATCGTTTTGGGTGATTCTTGACTGCTGATCGAAATTACCGTCGTTGTTATTGTAATTGAAAAGGAAGTCCAGTTTTTTTAAAGGGTTTTCAAAGCGTTTTTGGTAAGTAAGCGCCACATCGTTATAAAAGTTCTTAGTATGGCTTTTGTCGCTTGCGGTAAACCCTAGACCCGATGCTTCAACATAAGAGCTGTTATTGCTTGTGGTAATGTTGTAGTTAACAAGCAACCTGTCGTACTTAAAGTCAAACTTTACACCTGTTCTCAGGTAGTAGAACCTGTTATACCTGTCAGAATAGTTATTGGTAATAATTACGTCAGGGCTGTAAAAATTGCCTCTGTTGTAGCTTTCGCCGTAAGATTGCCCACCCTGTATCTGCCAGCTAAAAAGTTTGTTTGCGGCACTTAAAGTAACACTGTTGTTAAACCTGTGTCTTGCCTTGTCATAATTGGTATAACTGTATCCGTTAGAGTAGGTGGCACTCAGGTCTTTTTTAGCATTTTTAGCGGTTATTATATTTATAATTGCCCCGCCGGAAGTAGCAGGGAATTCTGCACCGGGATTCGTAATTATCTCTACCTTTTCTACGGTATTAGCGGGCATTGACTCTAAATAGGTCATTAACTCGTTTGAGTAAATGTTTAAAGGACGGCCATCCATATAAACCTGAAGGGCTTTACCCTGATATATCGCACCGCCAACTTCTGAAATGAAAAGCCCCGGAAGTTTTCTAAGCCCTTCCATAAGTGAACCCGAATTAAGATAATCCTGTTCGGAAAAATCAAAAATAACACGGTCTGCTCTTCTCTCTACAGCTTTTTTCTTTTTATCAATAACCACTTCATTAAGTTCAGAGTCCATTTGCTTAATGCTGTCGTTTGCGGTTTTATCCTGAGCAAACATACTGATTGATAGTACTGTAAACAGTAGCGTGTAGAAGAACTTCATAAGGCGTGTTTTAGGTTGATTGATGATTGGCAATAAATATAGGATTTATTGTACTAATTGCCAAAACGATATGTTTAGCAGATAATTACTTAACCGCTTCTACCTTATAACCTTTTTTTCTAAGGAGCATAATTACGCCTTCTTTACCGCCCAGGTGGGCAGCGCCTACACCAAAAAAGGTAGGGGTTTGTTTAGCTGTTTCCTCTATTTTAGGAATCCAGTTTTTGTTACGGTTATTAAGCAGCACGTCGGCATTGTCGCCGTACATTTTATTTTCGCTGTCGGCCATAAATTTCATAATCGCGTTAAGGTCTTTAGTACGGTAAACCTCCTGCATTTTATCAAATTCTGCCTTGTCTTTTTCAATACCGTCTTTTGCCGTTTTAATCAGTTCGTTCATTTGTTCCTCATAGGAAATATCGTCAAATACTGCCAACTGCTCCTCTAAAGTTTCCAGTCCGTAAACCTCTTCTTTCTGCTCGTGGGTAACCTTCATGAGTTCATCTTCAAAAGATTGCATAGGGCAGTCCATGTATTTAGGCATAAGTGACATGCTTATCATAGAAGGCTTAAAACGATTCATCATTTTAAGCGGTATACCCAGTTCTTTGGTAATAAAAGTATCTAATACCGCAAGGTCTTCTGTTGTAGCAAGGGAATCGAGGGTTACGCCATCTTTCATCATCATACCGCCCATCATTCCCGCTTTCATGGCAGGGTCGTCCATATCGAGCTCTAAGTATAGCTGCTTGGTATCGTTTAGGGCTTTTATTACGTGTTCGTCCAGAGTGGCATCGCAGGTAACGTGTATGGTGCCAAAAATATAGGAAGGCTCCTTAATACCGTTACCGGAAATTTTCCATAACAGTGATTTTTCAAGCTGCTGTGCATTTAAGCCAATGGTAAAAAGTGATATAGCGGCGATAAGAAGTTTCTTCATGGTATCTCTTTATATTTCTATTTTTTTAAGTTCCTGATAGTTTCTGTTAAGGCGTTTAAGCAGGAAGCCATATATAAGCTTATAGAATAACCAAAATAGTGCTACAAACAGCAAAATAGCTATTATACCTACACCATAATAAAGCAGGTTAATTACAAAACCTTTTCCTTCCTGTTCTGCTTCCTGGAATAATTCAATCCACTTAGGGTCATAAGTATGTACATATTGAATGGAAATTAATGCCAGGATAAAAGTAGCAATAAGTTTTACCATTATATAACGGGAAACAATTTTTCTGGACTTTAAAATGTTAGCCATTAGGTTTTTAACCTTATCTGTATTTTTAATTTTTTTGTAGTTAATATAAAACAGGTACATGAAAACTACATTTATACCCATATCTATAACGGTAAAGGTTATGTTTAGAACCTCACCCATATAGTTTACCATTGTTTTTGCGTTTTGAGTATCGCTTAGCATTAATGAAAGTGTTAGGAAAACCGCAAATTCAATAATGCTTATAAGCAATATCCATTTTACTATAGAAGACGACTTTTTATGGAGCATGCCATAAATTTCGTGCTCAGAGATCCTTGGGTAGCGGTCTCCGTTCTTCTGCCAGTCATTTTTTAATTTATCTAATACGTCCATCTTATATCCTTGTTACGGATTTAATATTTTTTTGAGTTTCCCTTTTATTCTGTTCATTTTTACCCTTGCGTTCACTTCGCTGATACCAAGGGTGTCGGCAATCTCGCCATAGTCCTTATCCTCAAGGTACATAAACACCAGTGCCTTTTCTATATCGTTAAGCTGATGCACCGCCTGGTAGAGGAGTTTAAGGTGTTCTTCTTCTTCATAATCATATTCCTCCTGGTTTACTTTATGTATGGTGTTGTTAAACTCTACGGTATTAACCGTTCTGGATTTTTTTCGGTATAGGGTAATGGCCGTATTAAGTGCCACCCTGTATGCCCAGGTAGTAAATTTAGAGTCGCCCCTAAATTGCGGAAACGCTTTCCATAGCTGTATGGTAATTTCCTGAAAAAGGTCTTTGTGGGCGTCTTCACTATCCGTGTAGAGCCTGCAGATTTTGTGTATCAGGTTTTGATTTTCCTGAAGCTGTTCGACAAATGACCTTTCTAATTCCGATCCCATGATGTATTGGTATATGGAAATGTAAAAATGTTACACGTTGTTATAAATCTTTTTCTTTATAATAATTTACCAAATACCCCACAAACTTACTGTAGGTTTCAAGTCCGTCTTTCTGGTGGTTCATTTTCAGGTAATTATCATAAAAACCTTTAAAAATAACTTCTATAAAAGAGGAGTAATAATCGTTAAACTGTTCGCTTTCCTCAAAGTTGCGCAGTATGCCGTTATTAATAAGCGGCAGCAGGCTTTTTGCCTGTTCTTCATCCAGCTTTTCTATATTCCTTAAACAGTATTTTAAGGCAAACACGTATCCGGAATATTTAAAGTACAAATCGTCGTTATGTATAGATGCCATATACCCAATAAAGTTGGCCTCGCTTTCGCTGGCATAACCCAACTGGTGCGACATCTCGTGGCAGGTGGTGGTAGGATAATTGTACAACGGTAGGTTGTAGTTTACCTGAGCCTCGTTGGTAAAAGGGTTAAGGTATCCGCCAAAGCCCATGTAAGACAGCGGCGTACTTATAAGCGAGGACTTAACGCTTTCGGTCTTATAAGTAAAAAACGGATATACCTTTGAAAGGTTATCGTATCCGTTTAGGGCCTTATCATAAATCTGGCTTACGGTATACGGGTTTACCACTTTCAGGCTGTCGTTTGGCTCAATAAGGTTATGCATGTTATTGGCCTTTACAATAAGGCGTTTGGTAAAGGCCAGCAGATCATCCTGAGTGTATTTTTTTTCAAATCCCATTTTTTTATTCAGGGGAATCCTGTGGTAATTTACCGCCCAAAGTGAATAGAACAAAAAGTAGAATACCGAGAAAAAGCTAAGTATGCTTAAAATATTCGTTTTGTACTCCCTGCGCCATGTTTTTCGGGTTTTCCAGAGCCAGCGAAGAATAAAGAAAATAACAATACCGTAAATGATATCGCCCACCGAGAAACCGAATAATCCGAAAAAAGTACGGGAGCATTTTGCGATAAAAGGGTAGAGGCCGTTGCTGTAATAATTCTCAACAAATTCGGGGAAAAAAGATAATACGTTTACAATCAATATCTGTACAAACAGTAAAATACTCAGTATAATCTTTTTCTTCATCAGGTTAATGTCTATGAGTTGTAAATATAAGTAGTATTTTTGTACTGATAAACTGTTACTGTGTTAACCCGATGAAAAAGATTGATGCTCCCGAGAAGGTTATTTTTATGTGTGACGGAAAAAAATGTGGCCGCTACAACAAGTCGTTGCGCAAATGCTTTAAGGAGGAACTTAAAGAAGCAGGGCTTAAAAAGGACGTGGAGATTATACGTATGGATTGTACCGATAATTGTAAGAATGCTCCCGTAATAAGCCTGCAGCCGCAAAACGTATGGCTTGCCGAAGTAAGCGAAAAGGGCGTACCGCAACTAGTGAAAGATTATTTTTTAAAATAGTTTTTGTCACATAATCAGTGTTTTAGTATCTTGAGGGACTAAATCACACCACCTTATGAGAAAAATTATTTTATGCCTTGTTTTTCCTCTACTCTTTACAGGATGCCTGAAAGAAGATACTACCCTTGAAGTCATGCCTATTCACGTTCACGGACGTGTTACCGATAGCTATACCGATGAACCTTTTAACGATTTTAAACTCGTGGTAATGGAGTTTAACAGAGAATCTATTTTTAGTCCGCCCGGATATACAGAAGAATATATAGGAAATGTTGGCACGGTTTATACCGATCAGGAAGGGTATTATGACCTTACTTTTATGACCACAGGTGAAGGCGATACTTATTATATTTATTATGATTATGAAAATCAGGATTTTGATTCTGTATGGACGAATGATATTAGCCCTGTAAAGCTTGATCAGGACATATCTAACGAAGTGAACTTTAGTTTTATTCATTTGTATCCTGCTACCCTGATAATAAACACGGCTCCCGATCTTGAATATGCGCCCATAGGCATAGGGCATTATTTCACTTACCCAAATCTTGAAGTAATTGAAGAAGCAGGTACCCAAAGTATAAGGGAAATAGCTATTAGTAAAAGCTATAAGGTTGAAGTGAAGTTTTACAGGGAATTGCCGGATGAAACCCTCCAGAAAGCTGTTTTTGAATTTCCTCCAACAAACACTACAGCCCCAACCGAATTTGAAATTAATCTTACCAATCAAGATTTTGAGTAATTATATATAACGGTAATAAATAGTAGCTGTTTCTTTAAATACTTAGGCTATTGAACTTTCAATTTTTTACCTTTGTGTCTCCGTTTTTGTAACGGACATGAAATGAATTATTAAAAAGATAAATATCACTATTAATGAGCCAGGAAGTAAGAAACCTTGAGCCTAAAGCGCTCTGGAACAAATTTGCCGACCTGAATGCCGTACCAAGGCCTTCTAAAAAAGAAGAAAGGGTAATTGCCTTTATGAAAGACTTTGGTGCTAAACTGGGGCTGGAAACCATAGAAGACGAAGTAGGTAATGTTATTATAAAAAAGCCTGCCACACCGGGCATGAAAAACCGCAAAACCATTGTTATGCAGTCGCACCTTGATATGGTGCACCAAAAAAATGCCGATACGGTTTTTGATTTTGATACTCAGGGTATCGAGATGTATGTGGATGGCGACTGGGTACGTGCTAAAGGTACAACCCTGGGGGCAGATAACGGTTTAGGTGTTGCTACCATTATGGCTGTTTTAGAAAGCACAGATATTAAGCATCCAGCTATAGAAGCCCTTTTTACCATTGATGAAGAAACAGGCATGACAGGGGCAATGGGCCTTAAAGGCGGACTGCTAAACGGTGAGATACTGCTTAACCTTGATACCGAAGAGGATGATGAAATTGATATAGGATGTGCAGGTGGTGTTGATGTAACTGCCGAAAGAACATACAATGAAGAGGAAGCTCCGGAAAACTCTGTAGGGTATACCATTACCGTAAAAGGCCTTAACGGCGGACACAG
Proteins encoded:
- a CDS encoding DUF4268 domain-containing protein, giving the protein MFSKAEAQQMKKEFWTAFADAYPRKWLLYDTKIKDVSFKFYVDNKKARVMLDIEPKEDEKRKIYFEKIESLKNILLEEYLPDAILDREHYLETGKAISRIWVEKTGISLHNRNTWNEIFDFFNEKMGAFELFFYEYEDYIRDLEINT
- a CDS encoding NUDIX hydrolase → MKFTDFLNYVPKILNQELPALNAHAKMAPSERIQSLNPDFYKDSNPKQSAVMMLFYPKQEQTHLILIRRNEYPGVHSAQISFPGGQVDPVDLDLKDTALRETYEEIGVTPAEIDVVMPFSQIYIPPSNFLVKPFMGLAAQTPVFVPNPDEVTALIELPLDVFLDDSIVINTEMKTSYAQKIAVPAFKFEDYIVWGATAMIMSELKETIKNAL
- a CDS encoding lysophospholipid acyltransferase family protein, with product MGLFKRNPFGHILFLKRWLIRTFGVLTHRRYRGFNELQIEGSEIIKTLPGQNVLFISNHQTYFADVVAMFHVFNASLKGRVDSIKNVGYLWHPKLNIYYVAAKETMKSGLLPRILAYAGAITVERTWRAKGQDVQREVNPNDTENIRIALEDGWVITFPQGTTKPFKPIRKGTAHIIKQHKPIVVPIVIDGFRRSFDKKGLRMKKKGILQSFIIKEPLEIDYDNDTIDEIVEKIEYAIEQHPSFLKVIPAEELEAQEELNKKRQWDY
- a CDS encoding TonB-dependent receptor domain-containing protein: MKFFYTLLFTVLSISMFAQDKTANDSIKQMDSELNEVVIDKKKKAVERRADRVIFDFSEQDYLNSGSLMEGLRKLPGLFISEVGGAIYQGKALQVYMDGRPLNIYSNELMTYLESMPANTVEKVEIITNPGAEFPATSGGAIINIITAKNAKKDLSATYSNGYSYTNYDKARHRFNNSVTLSAANKLFSWQIQGGQSYGESYNRGNFYSPDVIITNNYSDRYNRFYYLRTGVKFDFKYDRLLVNYNITTSNNSSYVEASGLGFTASDKSHTKNFYNDVALTYQKRFENPLKKLDFLFNYNNNDGNFDQQSRITQNDVLSNDSNQDFYQFKTDYSQDISLLDKGKISAGVLADLLDFQAMSFGTTNLDYRRSTYAAYAEAQTTYKKLEFIAGGRLESYNIEGNTDTDDLIPFNQTRFFYNGTVQYTLIPQIYAKANYNKKISLPDTSALNPNNTNYQNPNIEFYGNPNLEPTIYNNYEIELNAFEYFFINYSITEANNEITTRVITTDEGTAARVSENVDKVTTRSFNFGIPVPYMLFTKGLTETLKMNFNPDEINFLYIYAGSRKNIIPGLDTKAVWNFNLMSQLILPKKVKFTANFNTTSAGGNYLYYTVKQPIYQRLDLTFSRKFLSDNLSVSVYVNDVFNTNTQNYGLVGTNLSSDNKYDSRRVGFSLNYKIPGKNKQDKQEDILNNNTPQQKENTIGN
- a CDS encoding TraB/GumN family protein — translated: MKKLLIAAISLFTIGLNAQQLEKSLLWKISGNGIKEPSYIFGTIHVTCDATLDEHVIKALNDTKQLYLELDMDDPAMKAGMMGGMMMKDGVTLDSLATTEDLAVLDTFITKELGIPLKMMNRFKPSMISMSLMPKYMDCPMQSFEDELMKVTHEQKEEVYGLETLEEQLAVFDDISYEEQMNELIKTAKDGIEKDKAEFDKMQEVYRTKDLNAIMKFMADSENKMYGDNADVLLNNRNKNWIPKIEETAKQTPTFFGVGAAHLGGKEGVIMLLRKKGYKVEAVK
- a CDS encoding RNA polymerase sigma factor, translating into MGSELERSFVEQLQENQNLIHKICRLYTDSEDAHKDLFQEITIQLWKAFPQFRGDSKFTTWAYRVALNTAITLYRKKSRTVNTVEFNNTIHKVNQEEYDYEEEEHLKLLYQAVHQLNDIEKALVFMYLEDKDYGEIADTLGISEVNARVKMNRIKGKLKKILNP
- a CDS encoding DUF3810 domain-containing protein — encoded protein: MKKKIILSILLFVQILIVNVLSFFPEFVENYYSNGLYPFIAKCSRTFFGLFGFSVGDIIYGIVIFFILRWLWKTRKTWRREYKTNILSILSFFSVFYFLFYSLWAVNYHRIPLNKKMGFEKKYTQDDLLAFTKRLIVKANNMHNLIEPNDSLKVVNPYTVSQIYDKALNGYDNLSKVYPFFTYKTESVKSSLISTPLSYMGFGGYLNPFTNEAQVNYNLPLYNYPTTTCHEMSHQLGYASESEANFIGYMASIHNDDLYFKYSGYVFALKYCLRNIEKLDEEQAKSLLPLINNGILRNFEESEQFNDYYSSFIEVIFKGFYDNYLKMNHQKDGLETYSKFVGYLVNYYKEKDL
- a CDS encoding (2Fe-2S) ferredoxin domain-containing protein; its protein translation is MKKIDAPEKVIFMCDGKKCGRYNKSLRKCFKEELKEAGLKKDVEIIRMDCTDNCKNAPVISLQPQNVWLAEVSEKGVPQLVKDYFLK